In Spodoptera frugiperda isolate SF20-4 chromosome 12, AGI-APGP_CSIRO_Sfru_2.0, whole genome shotgun sequence, a single window of DNA contains:
- the LOC118263085 gene encoding uncharacterized protein LOC118263085 — protein sequence MQSRVILLSVLSLGLVAATPVDVSNFNQIQPNQVAAPRNPLIEHAILEALEGLRKDMVTGSNDIPVLDPLEVEHVHLNEELLSLPGSHVTVKDLKVNKLSTFVVDTLSVNVETLLPLRYRITFDIRVPELPAEAKNYDLMLIAQGLNIFGNGDAKVKLIEPKVYGHLVLSPRVTIVSGLFYSITTSNVNFALKGFESEINGLMNDPEMSAFINQFLGHFVPDAVVVYKDDITKILSETVMEIGNELLQDFNLGGILG from the exons ATGCAGTCCCGTGTAATATTATTGTCAGTCCTTAGTCTGGGCTTAGTAGCAGCCACGCCAGTGGATGTCTCAAACTTCAACCAAATTCAGCCCAATCAAG ttgcGGCTCCCCGTAACCCATTGATAGAACATGCCATCCTGGAAGCATTGGAAGGTTTAAGGAAAGATATGGTGACAGGCTCTAATGATATACCAGTACTTGATCCTTTGGAGGTGGAGCATGTACATCTGAATGAAGAACTACTTTCtttacctgg TTCCCACGTGACCGTAAAAGACTTGAAGGTGAACAAACTGAGTACATTCGTGGTGGACACATTGTCTGTCAACGTTGAGACACTGCTGCCTTTACGGTACCGCATTACCTTCGACATAAGGGTCCCTGAATTACCTGCTGAGGCTA AGAACTACGATCTCATGCTCATTGCACAGGGTCTAAACATTTTTGGAAACGGCGATGCTAA AGTGAAACTGATTGAGCCGAAAGTGTACGGTCACCTCGTGCTGAGCCCGAGGGTCACGATCGTCTCCGGCTTGTTCTACAGCATCACAACCAGTAATGTCAATTTTGCATTGAAAGGATTTGAA TCCGAGATCAACGGGTTGATGAATGATCCCGAAATGTCAGCATTCATCAATCAATTCTTGGGTCATTTCGTGCCAGATGCCGTGGTTGTGTACAAA gATGATATTACAAAAATCTTAAGTGAAACCGTAATGGAGATCGGAAACGAACTGCTGCAGGACTTCAACTTAGGTGGAATCCTTGGATAG